A window of Coturnix japonica isolate 7356 chromosome 2, Coturnix japonica 2.1, whole genome shotgun sequence contains these coding sequences:
- the RRM2B gene encoding ribonucleoside-diphosphate reductase subunit M2 B isoform X2 yields MGEQGGRAGLQEEPGPERSSSPSEAENGLKPHEEPLLRKNPRRFVIFPIQHPDIWKMYKQAQASFWTAEEVDLSKDLPHWNKLKADEKYFISHVLAFFAASDGIVNENLVARFSQEVQIPEARCFYGFQILIENVHSEMYSLLIDTYIKDPEKRDFLFNAIETMPCVKKKADWALKWIEDRESTFGERVVAFAAVEGIFFSGSFAAIFWLKKRGLMPGLTFSNELISRDEGLHCDFACLMFHYLVNRPSEERVREIIVNAVEIEQEFLTEALPVGLIGMNCTLMKQYIEFVADRLLMELGFSKVFHAENPFDFMENISLEGKTNFFEKRVSEYQRFAVMAETMDNVFTLDADF; encoded by the exons ATGGGGGAACAAGGAGGGCGAGCGGGCCTGCAGGAGGAGCCCGGGCCGGAGCGG AGCTCCTCTCCAAGTGAAGCTGAAAATGGCTTGAAACCTCACGAGGAGcctcttctcagaaagaatccCCGTCGGTTCGTCATCTTCCCCATCCAGCACCCGGACATATGGAAGATGTACAAACAGGCCCAGGCCTCCTTTTGGACAGCAGAAGAG GTTGATTTATCAAAGGACCTTCCTCACTGGAACAAGctaaaagcagatgaaaagtACTTCATCTCTCATGTTCTTGCCTTCTTTGCAGCCAGCGATGGGATTGTAAATGAAAACCTG GTGGCACGCTTTAGTCAGGAGGTGCAGATCCCAGAAGCTCGTTGTTTCTATGGCTTTCAGATCCTCATCGAGAACGTTCACTCCGAGATGTACAGCTTGCTTATAGACACTTACATCAAAGACCCTGAGAAAAG ggaTTTCTTATTTAATGCCATTGAAACAATGCCTTGTGTCAAGAAGAAAGCAGACTGGGCTCTGAAGTGGATTGAAGACAGAGAATCCACTTTTG GTGAGAGAGTGGTTGCCTTCGCTGCAGTTGAAGGCATCTTCTTTTCGGGTTCATTTGCTGCGATTTTTTGGCTGAAGAAGAGGGGCCTGATGCCCGGATTAACTTTCTCCAATGAACTTATTAGCAGAGATGAG GGTCTACACTGTGATTTTGCTTGTCTAATGTTCCATTATTTAGTGAACAGACCATCAGAAGAGAGGGTCCGGGAGATCATTGTTAATGCTGTTGAAATTGAACAG GAGTTTCTCACAGAGGCATTACCCGTAGGTCTGATTGGAATGAATTGCACTTTGATGAAGCAGTATATTGAATTTGTTGCAGATCGGTTACTAATGGAGCTGGGGTTCTCAAAG gtcTTTCATGCAGAAAATCCTTTTGATTTCATGGAGAATATTTCTCTGGAAGGAAAAACCAATTTCTTTGAGAAGCGGGTTTCAGAGTATCAACGTTTTGCTGTGATGGCAGAAACAATGGACAACGTTTTCACTCTAGATGCAGATTTTTGA
- the RRM2B gene encoding ribonucleoside-diphosphate reductase subunit M2 B isoform X1: MEGKGVSTPGKSDAATCGERSSSPSEAENGLKPHEEPLLRKNPRRFVIFPIQHPDIWKMYKQAQASFWTAEEVDLSKDLPHWNKLKADEKYFISHVLAFFAASDGIVNENLVARFSQEVQIPEARCFYGFQILIENVHSEMYSLLIDTYIKDPEKRDFLFNAIETMPCVKKKADWALKWIEDRESTFGERVVAFAAVEGIFFSGSFAAIFWLKKRGLMPGLTFSNELISRDEGLHCDFACLMFHYLVNRPSEERVREIIVNAVEIEQEFLTEALPVGLIGMNCTLMKQYIEFVADRLLMELGFSKVFHAENPFDFMENISLEGKTNFFEKRVSEYQRFAVMAETMDNVFTLDADF; the protein is encoded by the exons ATGGAGGGCAAAGGGGTGAGCACCCCAGGGAAGAGTGATGCAGCCACCTGTGGGGAGAGG AGCTCCTCTCCAAGTGAAGCTGAAAATGGCTTGAAACCTCACGAGGAGcctcttctcagaaagaatccCCGTCGGTTCGTCATCTTCCCCATCCAGCACCCGGACATATGGAAGATGTACAAACAGGCCCAGGCCTCCTTTTGGACAGCAGAAGAG GTTGATTTATCAAAGGACCTTCCTCACTGGAACAAGctaaaagcagatgaaaagtACTTCATCTCTCATGTTCTTGCCTTCTTTGCAGCCAGCGATGGGATTGTAAATGAAAACCTG GTGGCACGCTTTAGTCAGGAGGTGCAGATCCCAGAAGCTCGTTGTTTCTATGGCTTTCAGATCCTCATCGAGAACGTTCACTCCGAGATGTACAGCTTGCTTATAGACACTTACATCAAAGACCCTGAGAAAAG ggaTTTCTTATTTAATGCCATTGAAACAATGCCTTGTGTCAAGAAGAAAGCAGACTGGGCTCTGAAGTGGATTGAAGACAGAGAATCCACTTTTG GTGAGAGAGTGGTTGCCTTCGCTGCAGTTGAAGGCATCTTCTTTTCGGGTTCATTTGCTGCGATTTTTTGGCTGAAGAAGAGGGGCCTGATGCCCGGATTAACTTTCTCCAATGAACTTATTAGCAGAGATGAG GGTCTACACTGTGATTTTGCTTGTCTAATGTTCCATTATTTAGTGAACAGACCATCAGAAGAGAGGGTCCGGGAGATCATTGTTAATGCTGTTGAAATTGAACAG GAGTTTCTCACAGAGGCATTACCCGTAGGTCTGATTGGAATGAATTGCACTTTGATGAAGCAGTATATTGAATTTGTTGCAGATCGGTTACTAATGGAGCTGGGGTTCTCAAAG gtcTTTCATGCAGAAAATCCTTTTGATTTCATGGAGAATATTTCTCTGGAAGGAAAAACCAATTTCTTTGAGAAGCGGGTTTCAGAGTATCAACGTTTTGCTGTGATGGCAGAAACAATGGACAACGTTTTCACTCTAGATGCAGATTTTTGA